The following proteins come from a genomic window of Gadus morhua chromosome 11, gadMor3.0, whole genome shotgun sequence:
- the clk2b gene encoding dual specificity protein kinase CLK2b, with protein sequence MGKTEMLSLYKGFLDCICLCLSRRSSEEKQAKKGKDTENGHLIYKPGDVLQDRYEIVNTLGEGTFGKVVQCVDNGRGGTHTALKIIKNLQKYREAAKLEITVLETISQKDPHNRQLCVQMLDWFHYGGHVCISFELLALSTFDFLKKNNFLPYPVHQIRQMAHQICSAVKFLHDNQLTHTDLKPENILFVNSDYNVIYNAVKKCDERRIKDTAVRLVDFGSATFDHEHHSVVISTRHYRAPEVILELGWGHPCDVWSIGCILLEYYVGATLFQTHDNKEHLAMMQRLQGPLPQRMVRLSRKQKYFCHGRLDWNEHSRAGLYVQTRCKPLRSYLKAKAMDHYQLLDLLEKMLQYEPSDRLSLSSALSHPFFLPPVPQHRYSQLWGGAVVAPSPLPNTRPLEAQGAEPCIPWEALYLYQ encoded by the exons ATGGGGAAGACAGAAATGCTTTCTCTTTACAAGGGCTTCCTGGACTGCATCtgcctctgcctgtct CGGAGAAGCAGTGAGGAGAAACAGGCCAAGAAGGGGAAGGACACAGAGAACGGACACCTCATTTACAAGCCTGGAGACGTCCTCCAAGACAGAT ATGAGATCGTCAACACCTTAGGAGAGGGAACGTTTGGGAAGGTGGTGCAATGTGTGGACAACGGCCG AGGTGGGACACACACCGCACTGAAGATCATCAAGAACCTGCAAAAGTACAGAGAGGCGGCCAAGCTGGAGATCACGGTACTAGAGACCATCAGCCAGAAGGACCCACACAACAGGCA ACTTTGTGTCCAGATGCTGGACTGGTTCCACTATGGCGGCCACGTTTGCATCTCCTTCGAGCTGCTGGCGCTCAGCACCTTTGACTTCCTGAAGAAGAACAACTTCCTGCCGTACCCCGTCCACCAGATCCGGCAGATGGCCCATCAAATCTGCAGCGCTGTCAAAT TTCTACATGACAATCAGCTGACTCACACAGACTTGAAGCCAGAAAACATCCTCTTTGTTAACTCCGACTACAACGTCATATACAACGCTgtcaag AAGTGTGACGAGCGGAGGATCAAGGACACGGCCGTGCGCCTGGTGGACTTCGGCAGCGCCACCTTCGACCACGAGCACCACTCCGTAGTCATCTCCACGCGGCACTACCGCGCCCCCGAGGTCATCCTTG agctggGCTGGGGTCACCCCTGTGACGTCTGGAGCATCGGCTGCATCCTGCTGGAGTACTACGTGGGCGCCACGCTGTTCCAG actcacGACAACAAAGAGCACCTGGCCATGATGCAGCGACTACAGGGACCCCTCCCCCAAAGGATGGTCCGCTTGAGCAG AAAGCAGAAGTATTTCTGCCATGGACGTCTGGATTGGAACGAGCACTCCAGGGCCGGGCTTTATGTCCAGACCAGATGCAAACCCCTGAGG AGCTACCTGAAGGCCAAGGCCATGGACCACTACCAGCTGCTGGACCTGCTGGAGAAGATGCTGCAGTACGAGCCCTCTGaccgcctctccctctcctccgctctgtctcaccccttcttcctcccccccgtccctcagCACAGATACAGCCAGCTTTGGGGCGGAGCGGTGGTGgccccatctcccctccccaacacacGCCCCCTGGAGGCCCAGGGGGCGGAGCCCTGCATCCCCTGGGAAGCCTTATATTTATATCAATGA
- the LOC115553984 gene encoding complexin-3-like encodes MDSVVRKTLRGPVRKLTSCVSGEREKEVMFDQRQRRARGGARGAGGGARGAGGGARGARGAGGAGGGAGGAGGGGREGAGGGGGGVRSARRRPCRGTPPQAAPCPRESAAPRSHQPGLDPERKPREGLNAKKNAERAALRAHYRRKYQLTRSAKDTDHLRPFGGKIALPRELAKIVNSDSKSKDDGFNLLKAFQGLSFSTGPVQGARRSHTPTPQTANGATCQVM; translated from the exons ATGGACTCTGTAGTGAGGAAGACCCTGAGGGGGCCCGTCAGGAAGCTGACCAGCTGTGTgtcgggagagagggagaaggaggtgatGTTCGaccagaggcagaggagagccagaggaggagcaagaggagcaggaggaggagcaagaggagcaggaggaggagcaagaggagcaagaggagcaggaggagcaggaggaggagcaggaggagcaggaggaggagggagagagggagcaggaggaggaggaggaggagtgagatcAGCACGTAGACGTCCGTGCAGAGGCACGCCTCCTCAGGCAGCCCCCTGCCCCAGGGAGTCCGCGGCCCCCCGCTCCCACCAGCCTGGCCTGGACCCGGAGAG GAAGCCGCGAGAAGGTCTGAATGCTAAGAAGAACGCCGAGAGGGCGGCCCTGAGGGCTCACTACAGGAGGAAGTACCAGCTCACCAGG AGCGCCAAGGACACGGACCATTTGAGGCCGTTTGGGGGGAAAATAGCTCTCCCCCGCGAGCTGGCGAAAATAGTTAATTCCGACAGTAAGAGCAAGGACGATGGATTCAACTTATTGAAGGCGTTCCAAGGCCTCAGCTTCAGCACGGGGCCGGTCCAAGGGGCCAGACGCAGCCACACTCCCACCCCTCAAACAGCCAATGGGGCCACGTGCCAAGTCATGTGA
- the setdb1b gene encoding histone-lysine N-methyltransferase SETDB1-B isoform X1 — MESSDRMETEGWDSGLEEELGVSLDELKKWIEDAVEQSDSVQRRKAQLDDLKQWVEKKEEEEATTEELISNANQSVLECEKLVRKSYQDNGLVYKSSSEDESRGAGPLSSEVIEIDDEDDDDDVIAVGCLVPPKKPGTPVKDGTFKDASTVLHKTTQQVHKLVRIVGKASPAAPQLRSSIQPPHLGAHPTAPTVFVSQPPAFSPTKPNPAIEEGELTVEMTILGKKRTKTWHRGTLVAINHVGNGMFKYKVKFESKGKSLLSGNHVAFEYHPTLESLYVGARVVAKYKDGTLSWLYAGVVAEMPNNKNRMRFLIFFDDGYASYVTLPELFPVCRPLKRTWEDIEDASCRDFIEEYITAYPNRPMVLLKMGQIIKTEWEGTWWRSRIEEVDGSLVKILFLDDKRSEWIYRGSTRLEPMFNLKLTSANTQEKKLAGQQRTRPNMGALRSKGPVVQYTSEGASPSKAAPLMAAVSSSLSSPLSSPLSQFLSPSQSARFDNKQQMARKSTSPFIPGVGGTHASKILQAMSSSLNQIPSGRPAATMLSSLPFNSTNQFQKQPPLMSLVPMAPPPLTLPLSLPPPPLPAPVPAPPTLIAGSVVYQQPPYRAPADRIFYLMHTCQPACLTRIRPSRPDKHRGKNPLLTPLLYDFRRMTGRRKVNRKMSFHVIYKAPCGLCLRNMEEIQHYLFQTRCDFIFLEMFCLDPYVLVDRPFHPSRPIYYILDITGGREDIPLSCVNEIDSTPPPKVAYSKERIPEDGVFINTSPDFLVGCDCTDGCRDKSKCSCHQLTLQATGCTPGAQINQGAGFLHKRLDECLPTGIYECNKRCKCSAQMCTNRLVQHGLQVRLQLFKTQNKGWGIRCLDDVAKGSFVCIYAGKILTDDFADKEGLEMGDEYFANLDHIESVENFKEGYESEAHCSDSEGSGVDMSKIQITPSALVSGSAPRRTSKKADATKKSTESPDSSKDSNEEEEKDSKSDEDSDSSDDTFIKDTYLNSSSVWRSYTTRNQAKGNKEGSQDSKDGVATEDTKSLTMPEEMGKNKVASWLTTQGLKKEPEDSKGQLKLEGGKKQDVMTLSDSDDVQTISSGSDDNKDKKPAPNVKKRQVAVKSTRGFALKSNHGMMVKTGPSTAGGAPGGQGGNMGKSGKSGGGGGGGGENAPRNTRQFFDGEESCYIIDAKLEGNLGRYLNHSCSPNLFVQNVFVDTHDLRFPWVAFFASKRIRAGTELTWDYNYEVGSVEGKELLCCCGSTECRGRLL, encoded by the exons ATGGAGAGCAGCGATAG AATGGAGACTGAAGGATGGGATtcggggctggaggaggagctgggggtctCCCTGGATGAACTGAAGAAGTGGATCGAGGACGCGGTGGAGCAGAGTGACTCGGTGCAGAGGAGGAAGGCCCAGCTGGATGACCTCAAACAGTGggtggagaagaaggaagaagaggaggccaCCACCGAGGAGCTCATCAGCAATGCCAACCA GTCTGTGTTGGAATGTGAGAAGCTGGTGAGGAAGTCGTACCAGGACAATGGCCTGGTGTATAAGAGCAGCTCGGAGGACGAGTCCAGAGGGGCCGGACCCCTCTCCTCCGAGGTCATCGAGATCGACGACgaggacgatgatgacgatgtcATTGCCGTCGGTTGCT TGGTTCCTCCCAAGAAGCCGGGTACTCCTGTTAAAGATGGAACG TTTAAGGACGCTTCCACCGTCCTGCATAAGACCACGCAGCAGGTGCACAAGTTGGTCCGGATAGTCGGCAAGGCGTCGCCTGCTGCCCCTCAGCTCAGGTCCTCCATACAGCCCCCACACCTCg GGGCTCATCCGACGGCACCTACCGTATTTGTCTCCCAGCCTCCGGCCTTCTCCCCAACCAAACCCAACCCCGCCATTGAGGAGGGGGAACTCACAGTAGAAATGACCATTCTTGGAAAGAAACGCACCAAGACCTGGCACAGAGGCACCCTCGTTGCTATCAACCATGTTG GGAACGGCATGTTCAAGTACAAGGTGAAGTTTGAGAGCAAGGGCAAGAGTCTCCTCTCTGGGAACCACGTGGCCTTCGAGTACCACCCCACGCTGGAGAGTCTGTACGTGGGCGCGCGCGTGGTCGCCAAGTACAAAGACGGCACCCTGTCCTGGCTCTACGCCGGCGTTGTGGCAGAAATGCCCAACAACAAGAACCGCATGAG GTTTTTGATCTTCTTCGACGATGGCTACGCCTCCTACGTCACTCTTCCCGAGCTCTTCCCGGTCTGTCGTCCGC TGAAGCGTACGTGGGAGGACATAGAGGACGCGTCTTGCCGGGACTTCATCGAAGAGTACATCACGGCCTACCCCAACCGGCCCATGGTGCTGCTGAAGATGGGCCAGATCATCAAGACGGAGTGGGAGGGcacctggtggaggagccggATAGAGGAGGTGGATGGCAGCCTGGTGAAGATCCTCTTCctg GACGACAAGAGGAGCGAGTGGATCTACAGAGGCTCCACCCGGCTGGAGCCCATGTTCAATCTCAAGCTGACCTCAGCCAACACCCAGGAGAAAAAGCTGGCCGGCCAGCAGAGGACCAGACCCAACATGG GAGCGCTGAGGAGCAAGGGCCCCGTGGTTCAGTACACCAGTGAGGGGGCCTCCCCCAGCAAAGCAGCCCCCCTGATGGCTGCTGTAAGCTCCTCACTCAGCTCCCCGCTCAGCTCCCCACTAAGCCAGTTCCTCTCACCCTCACAGTCTGCACGTTTTGA TAATAAACAGCAGATGGCGAGGAAAAGCACATCTCCGTTTATTCCAGGGGTAGGAGGCACCCATGCCTCTAAGATCCTGCAGGCCATGTCCTCCAGTCTCAACCAGATCCCCAG CGGAAGACCAGCCGCCACCATGCTGTCGTCCTTACCTTTCAACTCAACAAATCAGTTCCAGAAACAACCTCCGTTGATGTCTTTGGTCCCCAtggcccccccacccctaacccTTCCCCTAtccctacctccacccccgcTACCAGCCCCagtcccagccccccccaccctcatcgCCGGCTCCGTAGTCTACCAGCAGCCCCCCTACCGCGCCCCCGCAGACCGCATCTTCTACCTGATGCACACCTGCCAGCCCGCCTGTCTGACCCGCATCCGGCCCTCGCGCCCGGACAAGCACCGGGGGAAGAACCCCCTGCTCACCCCGCTGCTTTACGACTTCCGCCGCATGACGGGCCGGCGCAAGGTCAACCGCAAG ATGTCCTTCCATGTGATCTACAAGGCGCCGTGCGGCCTGTGTCTgcgcaacatggaggagatcCAGCACTACCTCTTCCAGACGCGCTGCGACTTCATCTTCCTGGAGATGTTCTGCCTGGACCCCTACGTCCTGGTGGACCGGCCCTTCCACCCGTCCCGGCCCATCTACTACATCCTGGACATCACCGGGGGACGGGAGGACATCCCCCTCTCCTGCGTCAACGAGATCGACTCCACACCGCCGCCCAAAGTGGCCTACA GCAAGGAGCGGATCCCAGAGGACGGAGTGTTCATCAACACCAGCCCGGACTTCCTGGTCGGCTGCGACTGCACAGATGGCTGTAGAGACAA GTCCAAGTGTTCCTGCCACCAGCTGACCCTGCAGGCCACAGGCTGTACCCCCGGGGCCCAGATCAACCAGGGCGCCGGCTTCCTCCACAAACGCCTAGACGAGTGCCTGCCCACCGG GATCTATGAGTGCAATAAGCGGTGCAAGTGCTCGGCTCAGATGTGCACCAACCGGCTGGTGCAGCACGGCCTGCAGGTGCGCCTGCAGCTCTTTAAGACCCAGAACAAGGGCTGGGGCATCCGCTGCCTGGACGACGTCGCCAAGGGCTCTTTCGTCTGCATCTACGCTG GGAAGATCCTTACCGACGACTTCGCCGACAAAGAGGGTCTGGAGATGGGGGACGAATACTTTGCCAACCTGGACCACATAGAAAGCGTGGAGAACTTCAAGGAGGGCTACGAGAGCGAGGCACACTGCTCGGACAGCGAGGGCAGCGGCGTGGACATGTCCAAGATCCAGATCACGCCCTCGGCGCTGGTGTCGGGCAGCGCCCCGCGACGGACATCCAAGAAGGCGGACGCCACTAAGAAGAGCACAG AGAGCCCCGACTCTTCCAAGGACAGCaacgaggaagaggaaaaggacTCAAAGAGCGACGAAGACAGCGACAGCTCGGACGACACGTTCATCAAGGACACCTACCTGAACTCCAGCTCAGTGTGGAGGAGCTACACGACGCGCAACCAGGCCAAGGGCAACAAGGAGG GAAGTCAAGACAGTAAAGACGGGGTAGCGACGGAGGACACAAAGTCGCTAACCATGCCTGAGGAGATGGGGAAGAACAAAGTGGCCTCGTGGCTCACCACCCAGGGCCTGAAGAAG GAACCTGAGGACAGCAAAGG GCAACTGAagttggagggagggaagaaacaAGATGTGATGACGCTGTCGGACAGTGATGACGTCCAGACCATCAGCTCAGGGTCTGACGACAACAAGGACAAGAAACCGGCTCCCA ACGTGAAGAAAAGGCAGGTGGCGGTCAAGTCGACGAGAGGCTTCGCCCTGAAGTCCAATCACGGCATGATGGTGAAGACCGGGCCCTCCACCGCGggaggggcccccgggggccaggGAGGCAACATGGGCAAATCGGGGAAgagcggaggagggggaggcgggggcgggGAGAACGCGCCCAGAAACACGCGGCAGTTCTTCGACGGAGAGGAGTCATGCTACATCATCGACGCCAAACTGGAGGGCAACCTGGGCCGCTACCTGAAC CACAGCTGCAGTCCTAACCTGTTCGTCCAGAACGTGTTCGTGGACACGCACGACCTGCGATTCCCATGGGTGGCCTTCTTTGCCAGCAA GCGGATCCGGGCAGGGACGGAGCTCACTTGGGACTACAACTATGAGGTGGGCAGCGTGGAGGGCAAGGAGCTTCTCTGCTGCTGTGGGTCCACCGAATGCAGAGGAAGACTACtatga
- the setdb1b gene encoding histone-lysine N-methyltransferase SETDB1-B isoform X2: protein MERPLLIGQFKDASTVLHKTTQQVHKLVRIVGKASPAAPQLRSSIQPPHLGAHPTAPTVFVSQPPAFSPTKPNPAIEEGELTVEMTILGKKRTKTWHRGTLVAINHVGNGMFKYKVKFESKGKSLLSGNHVAFEYHPTLESLYVGARVVAKYKDGTLSWLYAGVVAEMPNNKNRMRFLIFFDDGYASYVTLPELFPVCRPLKRTWEDIEDASCRDFIEEYITAYPNRPMVLLKMGQIIKTEWEGTWWRSRIEEVDGSLVKILFLDDKRSEWIYRGSTRLEPMFNLKLTSANTQEKKLAGQQRTRPNMGALRSKGPVVQYTSEGASPSKAAPLMAAVSSSLSSPLSSPLSQFLSPSQSARFDNKQQMARKSTSPFIPGVGGTHASKILQAMSSSLNQIPSGRPAATMLSSLPFNSTNQFQKQPPLMSLVPMAPPPLTLPLSLPPPPLPAPVPAPPTLIAGSVVYQQPPYRAPADRIFYLMHTCQPACLTRIRPSRPDKHRGKNPLLTPLLYDFRRMTGRRKVNRKMSFHVIYKAPCGLCLRNMEEIQHYLFQTRCDFIFLEMFCLDPYVLVDRPFHPSRPIYYILDITGGREDIPLSCVNEIDSTPPPKVAYSKERIPEDGVFINTSPDFLVGCDCTDGCRDKSKCSCHQLTLQATGCTPGAQINQGAGFLHKRLDECLPTGIYECNKRCKCSAQMCTNRLVQHGLQVRLQLFKTQNKGWGIRCLDDVAKGSFVCIYAGKILTDDFADKEGLEMGDEYFANLDHIESVENFKEGYESEAHCSDSEGSGVDMSKIQITPSALVSGSAPRRTSKKADATKKSTESPDSSKDSNEEEEKDSKSDEDSDSSDDTFIKDTYLNSSSVWRSYTTRNQAKGNKEGSQDSKDGVATEDTKSLTMPEEMGKNKVASWLTTQGLKKEPEDSKGQLKLEGGKKQDVMTLSDSDDVQTISSGSDDNKDKKPAPNVKKRQVAVKSTRGFALKSNHGMMVKTGPSTAGGAPGGQGGNMGKSGKSGGGGGGGGENAPRNTRQFFDGEESCYIIDAKLEGNLGRYLNHSCSPNLFVQNVFVDTHDLRFPWVAFFASKRIRAGTELTWDYNYEVGSVEGKELLCCCGSTECRGRLL from the exons ATGGAACG CCCTCTTTTGATTGGCCAGTTTAAGGACGCTTCCACCGTCCTGCATAAGACCACGCAGCAGGTGCACAAGTTGGTCCGGATAGTCGGCAAGGCGTCGCCTGCTGCCCCTCAGCTCAGGTCCTCCATACAGCCCCCACACCTCg GGGCTCATCCGACGGCACCTACCGTATTTGTCTCCCAGCCTCCGGCCTTCTCCCCAACCAAACCCAACCCCGCCATTGAGGAGGGGGAACTCACAGTAGAAATGACCATTCTTGGAAAGAAACGCACCAAGACCTGGCACAGAGGCACCCTCGTTGCTATCAACCATGTTG GGAACGGCATGTTCAAGTACAAGGTGAAGTTTGAGAGCAAGGGCAAGAGTCTCCTCTCTGGGAACCACGTGGCCTTCGAGTACCACCCCACGCTGGAGAGTCTGTACGTGGGCGCGCGCGTGGTCGCCAAGTACAAAGACGGCACCCTGTCCTGGCTCTACGCCGGCGTTGTGGCAGAAATGCCCAACAACAAGAACCGCATGAG GTTTTTGATCTTCTTCGACGATGGCTACGCCTCCTACGTCACTCTTCCCGAGCTCTTCCCGGTCTGTCGTCCGC TGAAGCGTACGTGGGAGGACATAGAGGACGCGTCTTGCCGGGACTTCATCGAAGAGTACATCACGGCCTACCCCAACCGGCCCATGGTGCTGCTGAAGATGGGCCAGATCATCAAGACGGAGTGGGAGGGcacctggtggaggagccggATAGAGGAGGTGGATGGCAGCCTGGTGAAGATCCTCTTCctg GACGACAAGAGGAGCGAGTGGATCTACAGAGGCTCCACCCGGCTGGAGCCCATGTTCAATCTCAAGCTGACCTCAGCCAACACCCAGGAGAAAAAGCTGGCCGGCCAGCAGAGGACCAGACCCAACATGG GAGCGCTGAGGAGCAAGGGCCCCGTGGTTCAGTACACCAGTGAGGGGGCCTCCCCCAGCAAAGCAGCCCCCCTGATGGCTGCTGTAAGCTCCTCACTCAGCTCCCCGCTCAGCTCCCCACTAAGCCAGTTCCTCTCACCCTCACAGTCTGCACGTTTTGA TAATAAACAGCAGATGGCGAGGAAAAGCACATCTCCGTTTATTCCAGGGGTAGGAGGCACCCATGCCTCTAAGATCCTGCAGGCCATGTCCTCCAGTCTCAACCAGATCCCCAG CGGAAGACCAGCCGCCACCATGCTGTCGTCCTTACCTTTCAACTCAACAAATCAGTTCCAGAAACAACCTCCGTTGATGTCTTTGGTCCCCAtggcccccccacccctaacccTTCCCCTAtccctacctccacccccgcTACCAGCCCCagtcccagccccccccaccctcatcgCCGGCTCCGTAGTCTACCAGCAGCCCCCCTACCGCGCCCCCGCAGACCGCATCTTCTACCTGATGCACACCTGCCAGCCCGCCTGTCTGACCCGCATCCGGCCCTCGCGCCCGGACAAGCACCGGGGGAAGAACCCCCTGCTCACCCCGCTGCTTTACGACTTCCGCCGCATGACGGGCCGGCGCAAGGTCAACCGCAAG ATGTCCTTCCATGTGATCTACAAGGCGCCGTGCGGCCTGTGTCTgcgcaacatggaggagatcCAGCACTACCTCTTCCAGACGCGCTGCGACTTCATCTTCCTGGAGATGTTCTGCCTGGACCCCTACGTCCTGGTGGACCGGCCCTTCCACCCGTCCCGGCCCATCTACTACATCCTGGACATCACCGGGGGACGGGAGGACATCCCCCTCTCCTGCGTCAACGAGATCGACTCCACACCGCCGCCCAAAGTGGCCTACA GCAAGGAGCGGATCCCAGAGGACGGAGTGTTCATCAACACCAGCCCGGACTTCCTGGTCGGCTGCGACTGCACAGATGGCTGTAGAGACAA GTCCAAGTGTTCCTGCCACCAGCTGACCCTGCAGGCCACAGGCTGTACCCCCGGGGCCCAGATCAACCAGGGCGCCGGCTTCCTCCACAAACGCCTAGACGAGTGCCTGCCCACCGG GATCTATGAGTGCAATAAGCGGTGCAAGTGCTCGGCTCAGATGTGCACCAACCGGCTGGTGCAGCACGGCCTGCAGGTGCGCCTGCAGCTCTTTAAGACCCAGAACAAGGGCTGGGGCATCCGCTGCCTGGACGACGTCGCCAAGGGCTCTTTCGTCTGCATCTACGCTG GGAAGATCCTTACCGACGACTTCGCCGACAAAGAGGGTCTGGAGATGGGGGACGAATACTTTGCCAACCTGGACCACATAGAAAGCGTGGAGAACTTCAAGGAGGGCTACGAGAGCGAGGCACACTGCTCGGACAGCGAGGGCAGCGGCGTGGACATGTCCAAGATCCAGATCACGCCCTCGGCGCTGGTGTCGGGCAGCGCCCCGCGACGGACATCCAAGAAGGCGGACGCCACTAAGAAGAGCACAG AGAGCCCCGACTCTTCCAAGGACAGCaacgaggaagaggaaaaggacTCAAAGAGCGACGAAGACAGCGACAGCTCGGACGACACGTTCATCAAGGACACCTACCTGAACTCCAGCTCAGTGTGGAGGAGCTACACGACGCGCAACCAGGCCAAGGGCAACAAGGAGG GAAGTCAAGACAGTAAAGACGGGGTAGCGACGGAGGACACAAAGTCGCTAACCATGCCTGAGGAGATGGGGAAGAACAAAGTGGCCTCGTGGCTCACCACCCAGGGCCTGAAGAAG GAACCTGAGGACAGCAAAGG GCAACTGAagttggagggagggaagaaacaAGATGTGATGACGCTGTCGGACAGTGATGACGTCCAGACCATCAGCTCAGGGTCTGACGACAACAAGGACAAGAAACCGGCTCCCA ACGTGAAGAAAAGGCAGGTGGCGGTCAAGTCGACGAGAGGCTTCGCCCTGAAGTCCAATCACGGCATGATGGTGAAGACCGGGCCCTCCACCGCGggaggggcccccgggggccaggGAGGCAACATGGGCAAATCGGGGAAgagcggaggagggggaggcgggggcgggGAGAACGCGCCCAGAAACACGCGGCAGTTCTTCGACGGAGAGGAGTCATGCTACATCATCGACGCCAAACTGGAGGGCAACCTGGGCCGCTACCTGAAC CACAGCTGCAGTCCTAACCTGTTCGTCCAGAACGTGTTCGTGGACACGCACGACCTGCGATTCCCATGGGTGGCCTTCTTTGCCAGCAA GCGGATCCGGGCAGGGACGGAGCTCACTTGGGACTACAACTATGAGGTGGGCAGCGTGGAGGGCAAGGAGCTTCTCTGCTGCTGTGGGTCCACCGAATGCAGAGGAAGACTACtatga
- the LOC115553826 gene encoding meiotic recombination protein REC8 homolog gives MFYYPTALQRHTGCFTTIWLAATKGIKLSRREFLKVNVKRTCEDIMDYVLVRMPPPQSGLPRPRFSLYLSSQLQYGVVVVYHHQCGLLLVEIQTTLERLNKQKASKSINLNDKDRSSLLLPDALLLLHETEGAKDPLFGVMISGEAVPSPRTLTQMSDRFALSQPSSSPSTRTPSNRTATPESITLRERQPVTIPSAEFEGLELPDHDPGMIEFLLAQDEYFPEGREIELERAEEVAERDGSRETTGFTAPLQPTMIASEDATLLPQEDFSPGPWPPTGEVTPVASARIPSLPGAEELETLIRIRRPTLEVPRKRRARRRGQLLFFDPETQLSQEELQRCIEDPMTETEIIPLAPDPTHRRLSAAYLLTEPCNVLPEAILRLWRQAATLTPLGPDLQAGPRGAGSTDSEIGQEAQREQDTQDIQEMQSMEAECGGGGGGGVDGVGDEADCGGGGGGVDGVGDEAECGRGSGVGSFVEGLFPTKFDVNHVSDLFICVPVCLTIKKLRATAHSPTSLSDMSGQSIHPLETSDKALSREASPHVTPEMKGLAGIPEEVDMEVGDPSFSVDLPGLLDDDEESSLLFHTLIPPLADRKAVSYFFWSLLENVAAKKLSVEQDEPYSGITISRGPNYEAPFYF, from the exons ATGTTTTACTATCCTACTGCCTTGCAGCGCCACACAGGCTGCTTCACTACCATCTG GCTTGCTGCTACAAAGGGGATTAAATTGTCGCGACGGGAGTTTTTAAAAGTCAACGTAAAAAGAACATG CGAAGACATCATGGACTACGTGCTGGTCCGGATGCCGCCCCCTCAGTCGGGTCTGCCCCGCCCCCGCTTCTCCCTCTACCTGTCCTCCCAGCTCCAGTACGGCGTGGTGGTCGTCTATCACCACCAGTGTGGCCTCCTACTGG TTGAAATACAAACTACTCTGGAGAGATTGAACAAACAGAAGGCATCGAAATCGATCAACTTGAATGACAAAGATAG atcctctcttctcctccctgatgctctgctcctcctgcatGAGACAGAGGGGGCCAAGGACCCCCTCTTTGGTGTGATGATCTCTGGAGAGGCCGTGCCCAGCCCCCGCACATTGACACAG ATGAGTGATAGGTTTGCGCTTTCTCAGCCATCCAGCAGTCCTAGCACCCGCACACCGAGCA ACCGGACTGCCACTCCAGAATCCATcactctgagagagagacagcccgTCACTATACCATCcgcagag TTTGAGGGGCTGGAGCTTCCCGATCATGATCCAGGGATGATCGAGTTCCTCCTGGCCCAGGACGAATACTTCCCCGAGG GCAGAGAGATAGAGTtggagagagcagaagaggtcgcagagagagacggaagcaGAGAGACCACAGGCTTCACTGCACC GTTACAGCCCACCATGATTGCTAGTGAAGACGCCACACTACTGCCACAGGAGGACTTTAGCCCAGGACCCTGGCCCCCCACAGGGGAAGTGACGCCGGTGGCTTCCGCTCGGATACCCTCTCTTCCTGGGGCCGAAGAGCTGGAAACACTTATAAGAATACGACGTCCCACGTTGGAG GtcccgaggaagaggagggctcGGAGGAGGGGGCAGCTCCTCTTCTTCGACCCGGAAACCCAGCTGAGCCAGGAGGAGCTGCAGCGGTGCATCGAAGACCCCATGACGGAGACGGAAATCATCCCACTGGCCCCGGACCCCACTCACAGGAGGCTGTCTGCGGCCTACCTGCTGACAGAGCCCTGCAACG TCTTGCCGGAGGCGATACTGCGGCTATGGCGACAGGCTGCGACCCTCACCCCGTTGGGCCCGGACCTGCAGGCGGGCCCGAGGGGGGCAGGGTCCACCGACTCGGAGATAGGCcaagaggcccagagagagcagGACACGCAGGACATACAGGAGATGCAGTCCATGGAG GCagaatgtggtggtggtggtggtggtggtgttgatggtgttgggGATGAGGCagactgtggtggtggtggtggtggtgttgatggtgttgggGATGAGGCAGAATGTGGTCGTGGTAGTGGTGTTGGGTCATTTGTCGAAGGCTTGTTCCCTACAAAGTTTGATGTTAACCACGTGTCCgatctgtttatttgtgtgcctgtctgtctcactatcAAGAAATTGAGAGCAACGGCACACTCCCCCACGTCATTATCTGATATGTCCG gCCAGTCCATACACCCTCTAGAGACCTCAGACAAGGCACTGAGCAGAGAGGCATCACCCCATGTAACACCTGAGATGAAAGG actggCGGGCAtcccagaggaagtcgacatgGAGGTTGGTGATCCGAGCTTCTCTGTGGATCTCCCAGG ACTATTGGACGATGATGAAGAGTCGTCGCTGCTCTTCCACACGCTGATCCCTCCCCTGGCCGACCGCAAGGCCGTGAGCTACTTCTTCTGGAGCCTGCTGG AGAATGTAGCAGCCAAGAAACTGAGTGTGGAACAAGATGAGCCCTACAGCGGCATCACAATATCACGTGGACCCAACTATGAGGCGCCATTTTACTTTTAG